A stretch of the Denticeps clupeoides chromosome 6, fDenClu1.1, whole genome shotgun sequence genome encodes the following:
- the alkbh4 gene encoding alpha-ketoglutarate-dependent dioxygenase alkB homolog 4 isoform X2, which translates to MDEDIWRESQSGRRKQDFGPKVNFRKRRVRVGGFCGLPSLSRTLVSRMSRTPLLAAFQPVEQCNLDYSPQRGAAIDPHLDDSWLWGERLVSINLLSDTTMTMSLDEDLCVLNLDGGGVRVAVQLPRRSMLVLYGEARHRWKHAIHRRDVHSRRVCMTFRELSAEFLPGGQQADMGARLLDIASGFQGVPLS; encoded by the exons ATGGATGAAGACATATGGAGAGAGTCCCAGTCAGGACGGCGTAAACAG GACTTTGGTCCCAAAGTGAACTTCAGAAAGCGGCGTGTGCGGGTCGGGGGCTTCTGCGGCCTGCCCTCCCTCAGCAGGACGCTGGTGTCCCGGATGAGCCGAACGCCCCTTCTGGCGGCTTTTCAGCCTGTGGAACAGTGTAACCTGGACTACAGCCCTCAGCGGGGTGCTGCCATCGACCCGCACCTCGACGACAGCTGGTTATGGGGCGAGCGACTGGTTTCCATCAATCTGCTGTCTGACACCACCATGACGATGAGCCTTGATGAAGATCTGTGCGTCCTCAACTTGGATGGTGGTGGAGTGAGGGTGGCCGTGCAGCTCCCGCGCAGATCCATGCTGGTGTTATATGGGGAAGCTCGGCACCGATGGAAACATGCCATCCACAGGCGTGATGTCCACAGCCGGAGGGTGTGCATGACGTTCAGGGAGCTGTCGGCAGAGTTCCTCCCTGGCGGACAGCAGGCGGACATGGGAGCTCGCTTGCTGGACATCGCCTCAGGGTTCCAAGGTGTCCCGCTGTCATGA
- the lrwd1 gene encoding leucine-rich repeat and WD repeat-containing protein 1 isoform X2, whose protein sequence is MGLKNTDLPLSLLCGLSGLQTLDLSGNMLQKMPPGLTLPSLQRLDCSNNNMEDVCGLENFRSIQELCLEGNLYLTVNDEHKAIFLLPKLKTLNGKDISSRANHIRHVSNEILRNKVIAVWEKDFSLPDPPTAARVAQVEKCFIRAACAQVRYGPSSISEYTKWRVEMIAKEYLKSLMDKEDTETRLTPTKRKTKGDEADHPTSVLKRSKMSPSPCKSIRPRNTPQKLDCTPSPTKNNSKTTSVRVKCDVGALPRSSSVEKAPVSLQATHVLQCHSKEDSPGDFQTQLWACAFQPALDGKGASGPIVATCGGESVCLIDCETGHVQKKYKVPGEEFFSLAWSSVLMVPSSGAPRPCHVLAAGGKRGVIKLIHTQANLAYGEFRASRRALSTLRFSPVQSSVLFTGAYDCKIVMWDVGCIDGDYNFQVSQLMVLESSSTPLHLCLPPLSADKHLLSACDEGLLSFSIQQNKSKRTVEMDVTFPIYRKKNKTNHCRTIDGLAFVTDDIVASKSAQQGSIYLWSWSRTLAGHSGKKVETAAVVLTELQWSETDIPYLSLSTCTRWGYVVCGDEKGHLWTYHIDTDAMNARLIAGPPVPATEVLEWPCPVRPGLGTLDGPSINSVAMDTELHYLVAVSDKNMVVVWRRL, encoded by the exons ATGGGGCTGAAGAACACTGATCTGCCCCTCTCCCTGCTGTGTGGTCTAAGCGGCCTGCAGACGTTGGACCTGTCTGGGAATATGCTGCAGAAGATGCCACCTGGACTGACCCTGCCCTCCTTGCAACGTCTTGACTGTTCCAATAATAACATGGAGGATGTCTGTGGCCTGGAAAACTTCAGATCCATACAGGAGCTTTGTCTTGAGGGCAATCTGTACCTCACT GTTAATGATGAGCACAAGGCTATATTCCTGTTGCCCAAGCTTAAAACATTGAATGGAAAGGATATTAGCTCCAGAGCTAACCATATCCGCCATGTCAGCAATGAGATCCTCAGAAACAAG GTCATTGCAGTTTGGGAGAAGGACTTCAGTCTCCCAGATCCTCCAACAGCGGCGAGAGTGGCTCAAGTTGAGAAATGCTTCATCAGAGCTGCCTGCGCTCAGGTTCGATATGGACCCAGTTCAATAAGTGAATACACCAAGTGGAGG GTTGAGATGATTGCTAAAGAATATTTAAAGTCACTGATGGACAAAGAGGACACCGAG ACCCGTCTCACACCAACAAAGAGGAAGACAAAAGGAGATGAAGCTGACCATCCCACAAGTGTCTTGAAGAGGTCGAAAATGTCTCCCAGTCCTTGCAAGTCCATTCGTCCTCGAAATACCCCTCAGAAACTGGACTGCACTCCCAGTCCAACAAAGAATAATTCCAAAACAACAAGTGTGAGGGTGAAGTGTGATGTTGGAGCGTTGCCTCGCAGTAGCTCTGTAGAGAAG GCTCCTGTTAGTCTGCAGGCCACACACGTCCTGCAGTGCCACAGCAAAGAGGACAGTCCAGGCGACTTTCAGACACAGCTGTGGGCCTGTGCATTCCAGCCTGCGCTGGATGGAAAAG GCGCTTCTGGCCCCATCGTGGCCACCTGTGGAGGAGAGTCTGTGTGTCTGATTGATTGTGAGACTGGGCACGTCCAGAAGAAGTACAAGGTCCCTGGCGAG GAGTTTTTCTCTTTGGCCTGGTCATCGGTACTAATGGTACCGAGCAGCGGTGCTCCGCGTCCCTGCCATGTTCTAGCTGCAGGAGGGAAGAGGGGCGTCATCAAACTCATCCACACCCAGGCCAACCTGGCCTACGGAGAGTTCCGGGCGAGTCGCCGAGCCCTCTCCACCCTGCGTTTCAGTCCCGTCCAGAGCAGCGTTCTGTTCA CCGGGGCGTATGACTGCAAGATCGTCATGTGGGATGTGGGCTGTATAGACGGAGACTACAACTTCCAAGTCAG TCAGCTCATGGTTCTGGAGAGCAGCTCCACGCCTCTGCACCTCTGTCTGCCTCCACTGTCTGCAGACAAGCACCTCCTTTCAGCCTGTGATGAGGGTCTGTTGTCCTTCAGCATCCAGCAGAATAAGAGTAAAAG GACCGTGGAGATGGATGTCACATTCCCAATTTAcaggaaaaagaataaaacaaaccaCTGTCGCACCATCGACGGTCTGGCATTTGTCACCGATGATATTGTGG CTTCTAAAAGTGCTCAGCAGGGCTCCATTTATCTGTGGAGCTGGAGCAGGACACTGGCAGGTCACTCTGGGAAGAAGGTTGAAACTGCTGCTGTGGTATTGACTGAGCTTCAGTGGAGTGAGACTGACATTCCCTACCTGTCTCTCAGCACGTGTACTC GCTGGGGTTATGTGGTGTGTGGAGATGAAAAGGGACACCTCTGGACGTACCACATAGACACTGATGCCATGAATGCCAGATTGATTGCAGGACCACCAGTTCCTGCAACAGAG GTCCTGGAATGGCCATGTCCAGTGAGACCTGGACTGGGCACTTTGGATGGACCGTCTATTAACAGTGTTGCCATGGACACAGAGCTGCACTACCTTGTTGCCGTTAGTGATAAAAACATGGTAGTAGTGTGGAGGAGACTTTGA
- the lrwd1 gene encoding leucine-rich repeat and WD repeat-containing protein 1 isoform X1 produces MEKITEKVLLERSHPKVDRLHQITSLNLSQMGLKNTDLPLSLLCGLSGLQTLDLSGNMLQKMPPGLTLPSLQRLDCSNNNMEDVCGLENFRSIQELCLEGNLYLTVNDEHKAIFLLPKLKTLNGKDISSRANHIRHVSNEILRNKVIAVWEKDFSLPDPPTAARVAQVEKCFIRAACAQVRYGPSSISEYTKWRVEMIAKEYLKSLMDKEDTETRLTPTKRKTKGDEADHPTSVLKRSKMSPSPCKSIRPRNTPQKLDCTPSPTKNNSKTTSVRVKCDVGALPRSSSVEKAPVSLQATHVLQCHSKEDSPGDFQTQLWACAFQPALDGKGASGPIVATCGGESVCLIDCETGHVQKKYKVPGEEFFSLAWSSVLMVPSSGAPRPCHVLAAGGKRGVIKLIHTQANLAYGEFRASRRALSTLRFSPVQSSVLFTGAYDCKIVMWDVGCIDGDYNFQVSQLMVLESSSTPLHLCLPPLSADKHLLSACDEGLLSFSIQQNKSKRTVEMDVTFPIYRKKNKTNHCRTIDGLAFVTDDIVASKSAQQGSIYLWSWSRTLAGHSGKKVETAAVVLTELQWSETDIPYLSLSTCTRWGYVVCGDEKGHLWTYHIDTDAMNARLIAGPPVPATEVLEWPCPVRPGLGTLDGPSINSVAMDTELHYLVAVSDKNMVVVWRRL; encoded by the exons ATGGAGAAGATCACAGAGAAAGTTCTTCTGGAAAGAAGCCACCCAAAAGTCGACAGGCTTCATCAGATCACCAGTCTGAA tctTTCTCAGATGGGGCTGAAGAACACTGATCTGCCCCTCTCCCTGCTGTGTGGTCTAAGCGGCCTGCAGACGTTGGACCTGTCTGGGAATATGCTGCAGAAGATGCCACCTGGACTGACCCTGCCCTCCTTGCAACGTCTTGACTGTTCCAATAATAACATGGAGGATGTCTGTGGCCTGGAAAACTTCAGATCCATACAGGAGCTTTGTCTTGAGGGCAATCTGTACCTCACT GTTAATGATGAGCACAAGGCTATATTCCTGTTGCCCAAGCTTAAAACATTGAATGGAAAGGATATTAGCTCCAGAGCTAACCATATCCGCCATGTCAGCAATGAGATCCTCAGAAACAAG GTCATTGCAGTTTGGGAGAAGGACTTCAGTCTCCCAGATCCTCCAACAGCGGCGAGAGTGGCTCAAGTTGAGAAATGCTTCATCAGAGCTGCCTGCGCTCAGGTTCGATATGGACCCAGTTCAATAAGTGAATACACCAAGTGGAGG GTTGAGATGATTGCTAAAGAATATTTAAAGTCACTGATGGACAAAGAGGACACCGAG ACCCGTCTCACACCAACAAAGAGGAAGACAAAAGGAGATGAAGCTGACCATCCCACAAGTGTCTTGAAGAGGTCGAAAATGTCTCCCAGTCCTTGCAAGTCCATTCGTCCTCGAAATACCCCTCAGAAACTGGACTGCACTCCCAGTCCAACAAAGAATAATTCCAAAACAACAAGTGTGAGGGTGAAGTGTGATGTTGGAGCGTTGCCTCGCAGTAGCTCTGTAGAGAAG GCTCCTGTTAGTCTGCAGGCCACACACGTCCTGCAGTGCCACAGCAAAGAGGACAGTCCAGGCGACTTTCAGACACAGCTGTGGGCCTGTGCATTCCAGCCTGCGCTGGATGGAAAAG GCGCTTCTGGCCCCATCGTGGCCACCTGTGGAGGAGAGTCTGTGTGTCTGATTGATTGTGAGACTGGGCACGTCCAGAAGAAGTACAAGGTCCCTGGCGAG GAGTTTTTCTCTTTGGCCTGGTCATCGGTACTAATGGTACCGAGCAGCGGTGCTCCGCGTCCCTGCCATGTTCTAGCTGCAGGAGGGAAGAGGGGCGTCATCAAACTCATCCACACCCAGGCCAACCTGGCCTACGGAGAGTTCCGGGCGAGTCGCCGAGCCCTCTCCACCCTGCGTTTCAGTCCCGTCCAGAGCAGCGTTCTGTTCA CCGGGGCGTATGACTGCAAGATCGTCATGTGGGATGTGGGCTGTATAGACGGAGACTACAACTTCCAAGTCAG TCAGCTCATGGTTCTGGAGAGCAGCTCCACGCCTCTGCACCTCTGTCTGCCTCCACTGTCTGCAGACAAGCACCTCCTTTCAGCCTGTGATGAGGGTCTGTTGTCCTTCAGCATCCAGCAGAATAAGAGTAAAAG GACCGTGGAGATGGATGTCACATTCCCAATTTAcaggaaaaagaataaaacaaaccaCTGTCGCACCATCGACGGTCTGGCATTTGTCACCGATGATATTGTGG CTTCTAAAAGTGCTCAGCAGGGCTCCATTTATCTGTGGAGCTGGAGCAGGACACTGGCAGGTCACTCTGGGAAGAAGGTTGAAACTGCTGCTGTGGTATTGACTGAGCTTCAGTGGAGTGAGACTGACATTCCCTACCTGTCTCTCAGCACGTGTACTC GCTGGGGTTATGTGGTGTGTGGAGATGAAAAGGGACACCTCTGGACGTACCACATAGACACTGATGCCATGAATGCCAGATTGATTGCAGGACCACCAGTTCCTGCAACAGAG GTCCTGGAATGGCCATGTCCAGTGAGACCTGGACTGGGCACTTTGGATGGACCGTCTATTAACAGTGTTGCCATGGACACAGAGCTGCACTACCTTGTTGCCGTTAGTGATAAAAACATGGTAGTAGTGTGGAGGAGACTTTGA
- the alkbh4 gene encoding alpha-ketoglutarate-dependent dioxygenase alkB homolog 4 isoform X1, with product MAACGCKGIRTCLICEQVGGKAAPAGSTEQVWHDFSYDPSSAQAVRYVDGVQQSFPFTGVFLWDSFISEEEEEELISKMDEDIWRESQSGRRKQDFGPKVNFRKRRVRVGGFCGLPSLSRTLVSRMSRTPLLAAFQPVEQCNLDYSPQRGAAIDPHLDDSWLWGERLVSINLLSDTTMTMSLDEDLCVLNLDGGGVRVAVQLPRRSMLVLYGEARHRWKHAIHRRDVHSRRVCMTFRELSAEFLPGGQQADMGARLLDIASGFQGVPLS from the exons ATGGCGGCCTGCGGCTGTAAGGGAATCAGGACGTGTTTAATATGCGAGCAGGTCGGCGGCAAAGCGGCTCCTGCGGGGAGCACGGAGCAG GTGTGGCACGATTTCAGCTACGATCCGTCCTCGGCACAGGCTGTGCGCTACGTGGACGGGGTGCAGCAGTCTTTCCCCTTTACAGGCGTGTTTTTGTGggacagttttatttctgaggaggaagaggaggagttgATCTCTAAAATGGATGAAGACATATGGAGAGAGTCCCAGTCAGGACGGCGTAAACAG GACTTTGGTCCCAAAGTGAACTTCAGAAAGCGGCGTGTGCGGGTCGGGGGCTTCTGCGGCCTGCCCTCCCTCAGCAGGACGCTGGTGTCCCGGATGAGCCGAACGCCCCTTCTGGCGGCTTTTCAGCCTGTGGAACAGTGTAACCTGGACTACAGCCCTCAGCGGGGTGCTGCCATCGACCCGCACCTCGACGACAGCTGGTTATGGGGCGAGCGACTGGTTTCCATCAATCTGCTGTCTGACACCACCATGACGATGAGCCTTGATGAAGATCTGTGCGTCCTCAACTTGGATGGTGGTGGAGTGAGGGTGGCCGTGCAGCTCCCGCGCAGATCCATGCTGGTGTTATATGGGGAAGCTCGGCACCGATGGAAACATGCCATCCACAGGCGTGATGTCCACAGCCGGAGGGTGTGCATGACGTTCAGGGAGCTGTCGGCAGAGTTCCTCCCTGGCGGACAGCAGGCGGACATGGGAGCTCGCTTGCTGGACATCGCCTCAGGGTTCCAAGGTGTCCCGCTGTCATGA
- the bckdk gene encoding branched-chain alpha-ketoacid dehydrogenase kinase: protein MRRRMAMLASGPSRLLLAATSGGETGLSQRLRSTSSMQGYSELARERSKTVTSFYNQSAIDASAEKASVRLTPATLLYAGKSPDGQHILSSARYLHKELPVRIAHRIKGFRSLPFIIGCNPTILQVHELYIRAYHMLSDFPTIKDQEMESGYSKLVQQLLDDHKDVVTILAEGFRECRKHIQDETLVRNFLDTTLTSRLGIRMLATHHLSLHEDNPDFVGIICRRLSPKKIIEKWVDFARRLCEHQYGSSPRVRINGHVAARFPFIPMPLDYILPELLKNAMRATMESHLDTPYNVPDVVVTIANNETDFVIRIADRGGGIPHTILEKVMDYHFSTAEESNQDPRMSNLFNTITNSGPQSGPMHGFGFGLPTSRAYAEYLGGSLSVQSMQGIGTDVYLRLRHIDGKGESFRV, encoded by the exons ATGCGCCGTCGCATGGCGATGCTGGCGTCGGGTCCGAGCAGGCTGCTGCTGGCCGCCACGTCCGGGGGGGAAACCGGCCTGAGCCAGCGCCTCCGCTCCACCTCGTCCATGCAGGGCTACTCCGAGCTGGCCCGGGAGCGGTCCAAGACCGTCACCTCGTTCTACAACCAGTCCGCCATCGACGCGTCCGCCGAGAAG gcCTCGGTCCGCCTCACCCCGGCCACCCTGCTGTACGCGGGCAAGTCTCCGGACGGACAGCACATCCTG AGCAGCGCCAGGTACCTTCACAAGGAGCTGCCCGTACGCATCGCCCACCGCATCAAGGGCTTCCGCAGCCTGCCCTTCATCATCGGCTGCAACCCCACCATCCTGCAAGTG CACGAGCTCTACATCCGGGCCTACCACATGTTGAGCGACTTCCCTACG ATCAAGGACCAAGAGATGGAATCTGGCTACAGCAAGCttgtgcagcagctgctggatgaTCACAAGGACGTGGTGACCATCCTGGCTGAGGGTTTCCGTGAGTGTAGGAAGCACATCCAG GATGAAACCCTGGTGCGTAACTTCTTGGACACCACACTTACGTCCCGTCTGGGCATCCGCATGCTGGCCACACACCACCTGTCCCTGCACGAGGACAAT CCGGATTTTGTGGGAATTATCTGCCGCCGCCTGTCTCCAAAAAAGATTATTGAGAAGTGGGTGGATTTTGCGCG GCGGCTGTGTGAACACCAGTATGGAAGCTCCCCGCGAGTCCGCATTAACGGTCATGTTGCTGCCCGCTTTCCTTTCATCCCCATGCCTCTAGACTACATCCTGCCAGAGCTTTTAAAGAATGCTATGAG GGCTACTATGGAGAGCCACTTGGACACGCCTTATAATGTCCCTGATGTGGTGGTGACCATAGCAAACAATGAGACGGACTTTGTCATCAG GATCGCTGACCGTGGTGGAGGAATCCCCCATACCATTCTGGAGAAGGTAATGGACTACCACTTCAGCACTGCCGAGGAGAGCAACCAGGATCCACGCATGAGCAACCTCTTCAACACAATCACTAACAGTGGCCCACAGTCTGGCCCCATGCATGG GTTTGGCTTTGGCCTGCCCACCTCCCGTGCATATGCGGAGTACCTGGGTGGCTCCTTGTCTGTCCAGTCCATGCAGGGCATTGGCACCGATGTTTATCTCCGTCTGCGCCATATCGACGGCAAGGGAGAGAGCTTCAGAGTCTGA
- the ncf1 gene encoding neutrophil cytosol factor 1 isoform X1 has protein sequence MVETYVQHVELLGFEKRFFPSQHYVYMFLVQWNDQTEKLIYRKYPEIHMFHKSLKEMFPIEAGNIDDKDRIIPSLPAPRWLDNQKTTETRQSTLAEYCLALLKLPPKISRCQMLSSFFKVRPEDETPPAPHPFKRNETYIMAKTRGRSNTTEITGPIMLDSYRVVANYCKGSKYELDLKAGDLVDIVEKSTSGWWFCQRESHQGWVPAAYLEPLDGPDESEEAEPNYAGELYISTKAYSAVEEDELSLESGEIIEVIHKLLDGWWVIRKGTETGYYPSMFLYKTGKKKEAAAEPNMSRRETPPPRRSTIRNVQSIHNKSRKRISQDAYRKNSRRYLEHVRQSPQSQRRSSPLRRTNRENISSPHEKTPEVPPRPSSELIMERCTENTRKKLSIRTAS, from the exons aTGGTTGAGACCTACGTGCAGCATGTAGAGCTTCTGGGCTTTGAGAAGAGATTCTTTCCCAGCCAACATTAT GTGTACATGTTCTTGGTGCAATGGAATGACCAGACGGAGAAACTCATCTACCGAAAATACCCAGAGATTCACATGTTTCAT AAATCTCTGAAGGAAATGTTCCCCATCGAAGCAGGCAACATTGATGATAAAGACAGGATCATTCCTTCACTACCAG CGCCCAGATGGCTGGACAACCAGAAGACAACGGAGACGAGGCAGAGCACGCTGGCTGAATACTGCCTGGCTCTCCTCAAACTGCCCCCCAAAATCTCCCGTTGCCAGATGCTGAGCAGCTTCTTCAAAGTCCGGCCCGAGGACGAGACTCCACCAGCTCCACACCC CTTTAAGAGAAATGAGACCTATATAATGGCAAAGACTCGAGGACGAAGCAACACCACTG AAATCACTGGACCCATCATGCTGGACAGCTACAGAGTTGTGGCCAACTACTGCAAAGGCTCCAAATATGAGCTGGACCTCAAGGCAGGAGACCTGGTAGACATTGTGGAGAAAAGCACATCAG GCTGGTGGTTCTGCCAGCGTGAGAGCCACCAGGGATGGGTGCCCGCTGCCTACCTAGAGCCACTGGACGGCCCTGACGAGTCAGAAGAGGCAGAACCGAATTATGCAG GGGAGCTGTACATAAGCACCAAAGCCTACAGCGCTGTGGAGGAGGATGAGCTCAGCTTGGAGTCTGGAGAGATCATTGAAGTCATTCATAAACTTCTGGATGGGTGGTGGGTTATTAG GAAAGGAACAGAGACTGGCTACTATCCATCAATGTTCTTATACAAGacagggaaaaagaaagaagccgCTGCCGAGCCAAATATGAGCAGGAGAGAGACTCCACCACCCAGGAG ATCAACCATTCGCAATGTACAGAGCATCCATAATAAAAGTCGCAAGAGAATCAGTCAAGATGCATACCGCAAGAACAGCCGGCGGTATCTAGAGCACGTGAGGCAGTCTCCACAGAGCCAGAGGAGGTCTTCCCCGCTCAGGAGGACcaacagag AAAACATCAGCAGCCCCCACGA
- the ncf1 gene encoding neutrophil cytosol factor 1 isoform X2 produces MFPIEAGNIDDKDRIIPSLPAPRWLDNQKTTETRQSTLAEYCLALLKLPPKISRCQMLSSFFKVRPEDETPPAPHPFKRNETYIMAKTRGRSNTTEITGPIMLDSYRVVANYCKGSKYELDLKAGDLVDIVEKSTSGWWFCQRESHQGWVPAAYLEPLDGPDESEEAEPNYAGELYISTKAYSAVEEDELSLESGEIIEVIHKLLDGWWVIRKGTETGYYPSMFLYKTGKKKEAAAEPNMSRRETPPPRRSTIRNVQSIHNKSRKRISQDAYRKNSRRYLEHVRQSPQSQRRSSPLRRTNRENISSPHEKTPEVPPRPSSELIMERCTENTRKKLSIRTAS; encoded by the exons ATGTTCCCCATCGAAGCAGGCAACATTGATGATAAAGACAGGATCATTCCTTCACTACCAG CGCCCAGATGGCTGGACAACCAGAAGACAACGGAGACGAGGCAGAGCACGCTGGCTGAATACTGCCTGGCTCTCCTCAAACTGCCCCCCAAAATCTCCCGTTGCCAGATGCTGAGCAGCTTCTTCAAAGTCCGGCCCGAGGACGAGACTCCACCAGCTCCACACCC CTTTAAGAGAAATGAGACCTATATAATGGCAAAGACTCGAGGACGAAGCAACACCACTG AAATCACTGGACCCATCATGCTGGACAGCTACAGAGTTGTGGCCAACTACTGCAAAGGCTCCAAATATGAGCTGGACCTCAAGGCAGGAGACCTGGTAGACATTGTGGAGAAAAGCACATCAG GCTGGTGGTTCTGCCAGCGTGAGAGCCACCAGGGATGGGTGCCCGCTGCCTACCTAGAGCCACTGGACGGCCCTGACGAGTCAGAAGAGGCAGAACCGAATTATGCAG GGGAGCTGTACATAAGCACCAAAGCCTACAGCGCTGTGGAGGAGGATGAGCTCAGCTTGGAGTCTGGAGAGATCATTGAAGTCATTCATAAACTTCTGGATGGGTGGTGGGTTATTAG GAAAGGAACAGAGACTGGCTACTATCCATCAATGTTCTTATACAAGacagggaaaaagaaagaagccgCTGCCGAGCCAAATATGAGCAGGAGAGAGACTCCACCACCCAGGAG ATCAACCATTCGCAATGTACAGAGCATCCATAATAAAAGTCGCAAGAGAATCAGTCAAGATGCATACCGCAAGAACAGCCGGCGGTATCTAGAGCACGTGAGGCAGTCTCCACAGAGCCAGAGGAGGTCTTCCCCGCTCAGGAGGACcaacagag AAAACATCAGCAGCCCCCACGA
- the polr2j gene encoding DNA-directed RNA polymerase II subunit RPB11-a translates to MNAPPAFESFLLFEGEKKITIVKDTKVPNACLFTLNKEDHTLGNIIRSQLLKDPQVLFAGYKVPHPLEHKVVIRVQTTPDYSPQEAFTNAITDLISELSLLEERFRVAIKDKQEGIE, encoded by the exons ATGAACGCGCCGCCAGCGTTCGAGTCGTTTTTGTTGTTCGAGGGGGAAAAGAA GATTACGATAGTAAAAGACACGAAGGTCCCCAACGCGTGTCTTTTTACCCTGAACAAAGAAGACCACACTCTGGGCAACATCATCAGATC ACAATTACTGAAGGATCCTCAGGTCCTGTTTGCAGGCTACAAAGTTCCTCACCCTCTAGAGCACAAAGTAGTGATCAGAGTTCAAACCACGCCAGACTACAGTCCCCAGGAGGCCTTCACCAATGCCATTACCGACCTTATAAGTGAACTGTCTTTGTTAGAAGAGCGGTTCAGG GTTGCAATTAAGGACAAACAGGAAGGGATTGAGTGA